CACCACGCGGAAGGATGCCCCGGCGTCCGGCTGTTGTTCAAATAATTCCCGCCGGACATGATGCACCAGACCCCCAGCCCGGAGGAACTCCCGTCCGTGTCGTACAAATCCGGCAGCCCGAAGAGGGAATGCCCCGCCTCGTGGCAGAACACGCCGATTTGAATCGGAATCGGCCCCGGCTGCTGCTCCGGCTGGATGGCGTAGCGGTTCATCGTTTTCCCGTCCCGCGGCGGCGTCCCGAAAGTCCAGGCATGCGACCAAATGTCGTTCACGTTCCCCGTGTACTCCCCCCCCGGGCCGGAATGGATGACAAAAAGTCCGTCCACCGCGCCGTCGGCGTCGGCATCGTATTGCGAAAAATCGACGAACGGATCCGCCGCCGCCACGGCATCCTCCGCGAACTTCTGGCCGTTGTTGGGATAGTTCCCCCGCCCGTAGTACCCCCCGGTATAATAGGCGTTCGTCTGCGGCAGCGTGTAAGGGCCGTACACGTCGCCGAGGATCACGGTCTGCCCGTAGGAAACCTCCTTGAAATAATCGGTCATGTTTTTCGTGGGGTTGGCGCCGAACAAATTGGTCTGCAGTTGTGCCTGCGTGACGTTGAGGCCGTCCGCCGAGGTGGGCCGGTCGGAGGGGGCGGCATAGATGACCACCACCTTGAGCGTGTCGGGCAGCACCACCGCCGCTTTACCCATCGTGCCGGAGGGGGACGCCTTGGCCCGGTAGGGGTTCGGGTTGCGGTATCCCTCCTTTATTTTCCAGTTTTTTTGCTGGGCAACGAACTCCCCCCACTTCCCCTCCGCTTTCCACCGGGCTTCCAAATCGGGATGGGGGGGCGCGGCGTGAATGGAGAGGGCGGTTAAAAACAAAAAACAACTCCCCCAAAACGCTCTCATTTTCATTTGAATTCCCTCGCCTGCATGCAGCCCAAGCCGCTCCTAAGTTTTTGTACCGGGCCCAACCTCCGGGCGGCTGTAGGAATATACGCCCAAAACCCCTTTCTGGATAGCCCTTTTTGGCCCTTTGCCCAACCCGGCCTCCCTCTTCCCTCTTCATCGGCCGCCAAGCCGTTAAAAATTGCCCCTTTTTTTGCCGATAATAAGAAGTGGAATGAGACGTTTTCAATCTATGGGAATTTCCCCATATTGGGGGAAGCCCTTAAAACGGAAAATTTCAGCCGGCCGGGAACTCCTTCTTTGCGGCCCTATTTTGGCGGCCCTGCTTTGGACCGCCGAGGCGAAAGCCCTCTCCCTGCGCGA
The nucleotide sequence above comes from Verrucomicrobiia bacterium. Encoded proteins:
- a CDS encoding M6 family metalloprotease domain-containing protein; the encoded protein is MFLTALSIHAAPPHPDLEARWKAEGKWGEFVAQQKNWKIKEGYRNPNPYRAKASPSGTMGKAAVVLPDTLKVVVIYAAPSDRPTSADGLNVTQAQLQTNLFGANPTKNMTDYFKEVSYGQTVILGDVYGPYTLPQTNAYYTGGYYGRGNYPNNGQKFAEDAVAAADPFVDFSQYDADADGAVDGLFVIHSGPGGEYTGNVNDIWSHAWTFGTPPRDGKTMNRYAIQPEQQPGPIPIQIGVFCHEAGHSLFGLPDLYDTDGSSSGLGVWCIMSGGNYLNNSRTPGHPSAWCKKEVGWLAPINSTANQTGVSLPTVQFTPTVYRLWTQGTGGYQYFLAENRFRRGFDSFLPAGGLFIWHINDDVPDNDDEQTYKVALEQADGLFELENGFGGSDGADPYPGSTNNRTFDEFSSPNSNNRNLSPTQVAVRNISNSDSVMSADLQVIYPSPYIRLGQNGFIFNAIYKGTPPAARNLNVYNDGGGSLNWTASWNQSWLAVTPDTGTAPTTASVSIASTNV